A single Asticcacaulis excentricus DNA region contains:
- the trbL gene encoding P-type conjugative transfer protein TrbL, with protein sequence MTNTGVIDQFLEVFTRYIDSGFGLVQGDVAFVATTLIVIDMTLAALFWTFDGAAENDILARLIKKTLFVGAFAYLISNWNHLAAIVFNSFAGLGLKAAGTGFSVADLMRPGKLAQTGLDAGAPLLEAASDVMGASTLFPDLIQIGCLGLAWLLVVLAFFILAIQMFVVLIEFKLTTLAGFVLIPFGLFGKSAFMAEKVLGNVVSSGIKVLVLAVITGIGSTLFDTFVRDFGDALPTIEDAMAVVLAALTLLGLGIFGPSIANGLVSGGPQLGAGSAVGTGLAAAGAVGAGVAGIGMAARGALALGAGAAGLARGGAAAAGAAQAAYGMGAMGRKGASAVAGGLSSVARAAASPLARSVEATTRAFRDSYAQGVKGGFEASGGTVGQRSASGAQTPSAEAPQWARDMRRNQSFHAASSASIHAVRSGDAAGGGHTVNLNQGE encoded by the coding sequence ATGACCAATACCGGCGTCATCGACCAGTTTCTGGAAGTCTTCACCCGCTACATCGACAGCGGCTTCGGACTTGTGCAGGGCGATGTGGCCTTCGTGGCCACGACGCTGATCGTCATCGATATGACACTGGCCGCGCTCTTCTGGACCTTCGATGGTGCCGCCGAAAACGATATTCTGGCGCGCCTGATCAAAAAGACGCTGTTTGTCGGCGCTTTTGCCTATCTCATCAGCAACTGGAACCACTTAGCAGCCATCGTCTTCAACAGTTTCGCAGGCCTCGGACTCAAAGCTGCAGGCACCGGTTTCTCGGTCGCCGACCTGATGCGACCCGGCAAGCTGGCCCAGACGGGGCTTGACGCCGGCGCCCCGCTTCTCGAGGCCGCCTCAGATGTGATGGGGGCCTCCACCCTCTTTCCCGACTTGATCCAGATCGGCTGTTTAGGGCTCGCCTGGCTCTTGGTGGTTCTCGCCTTCTTCATCCTGGCGATCCAGATGTTCGTCGTCCTTATCGAGTTCAAGCTGACGACGCTTGCAGGCTTTGTCCTCATCCCATTTGGTCTTTTTGGCAAATCCGCCTTCATGGCCGAAAAGGTCCTCGGCAACGTCGTCTCGTCGGGCATCAAGGTTTTGGTACTGGCCGTTATTACCGGTATCGGCTCAACGCTCTTCGATACGTTCGTGCGGGACTTCGGAGACGCCTTGCCTACCATCGAAGACGCCATGGCTGTGGTGCTGGCCGCCCTCACCCTCCTGGGGCTTGGCATTTTCGGTCCCTCGATTGCCAATGGCCTGGTCTCTGGCGGTCCCCAACTTGGCGCAGGTTCCGCCGTTGGCACAGGCCTCGCCGCCGCAGGCGCGGTTGGTGCAGGTGTTGCCGGTATTGGCATGGCGGCCCGAGGCGCTTTGGCGCTTGGCGCCGGGGCGGCGGGTCTGGCACGCGGGGGCGCGGCGGCCGCTGGCGCGGCCCAGGCCGCCTATGGAATGGGGGCCATGGGCCGAAAGGGTGCCTCGGCCGTGGCAGGCGGTTTGAGCAGCGTGGCGCGTGCCGCAGCCTCCCCTCTCGCCCGTTCGGTTGAAGCCACCACGAGGGCGTTTCGCGACAGCTATGCGCAAGGGGTGAAAGGCGGATTTGAGGCAAGCGGCGGCACCGTCGGCCAAAGATCTGCCTCGGGAGCTCAAACACCTTCCGCCGAGGCCCCGCAGTGGGCGCGCGATATGCGCCGTAACCAGTCCTTCCACGCCGCCTCGAGCGCTTCCATCCATGCTGTGCGCTCAGGGGATGCCGCCGGTGGAGGCCATACCGTGAATCTCAATCAGGGTGAATAG
- the trbF gene encoding conjugal transfer protein TrbF: MLKSTSSRYSETPAPITPYQAAAKAWDDRMGSARVQARNWRLMAFCALGLSAGLASALVWQSARGHIVPWVVEISPQGQVQAVAPAQGDYTPTDPQIAFQLSEFIAQVRSVPADPVVMRRNWLKAYDFTSDIGAQALNGYAQGNDPFARSGTEQVDIEVTSVLRASPTSFRVTWLERRYVSGQLAATERWQAILTVQIIPPRDPERLRKNPLGLYVTALTWTRELNP; encoded by the coding sequence ATGCTGAAGTCCACCTCATCTCGATACAGCGAAACCCCCGCGCCGATCACGCCCTACCAGGCAGCCGCCAAAGCCTGGGATGACCGCATGGGCTCCGCGCGCGTTCAGGCCAGAAATTGGCGGTTGATGGCCTTTTGCGCGCTCGGTTTAAGTGCGGGCCTCGCCTCTGCCCTCGTCTGGCAATCCGCCCGCGGCCATATCGTGCCCTGGGTGGTAGAGATCAGCCCGCAGGGCCAGGTGCAGGCGGTCGCCCCCGCTCAGGGCGACTATACACCGACTGACCCGCAAATCGCCTTTCAGCTTTCGGAGTTTATTGCGCAGGTGCGCTCGGTCCCTGCAGACCCCGTCGTGATGCGTCGCAACTGGCTGAAAGCCTATGACTTTACGAGTGACATCGGAGCGCAGGCCCTGAACGGTTACGCCCAAGGCAACGATCCGTTCGCCCGCTCGGGCACGGAACAGGTCGATATCGAGGTCACGAGCGTCCTTCGCGCCTCTCCAACATCCTTCCGCGTCACATGGCTCGAGCGCCGATACGTCTCCGGCCAACTCGCGGCCACCGAGCGCTGGCAGGCGATCTTGACTGTACAGATCATACCGCCCCGCGATCCGGAGCGCCTGCGCAAGAACCCCCTCGGCCTTTACGTCACCGCCCTCACCTGGACCCGCGAGCTAAACCCATGA
- the trbG gene encoding P-type conjugative transfer protein TrbG, whose product MTPSRLLTITLALTLFGTAAADARPKGRLSPRPAVAQDRPADEVRKANEAARVEPASDSFANAVQVYPYTPGALYRVYTSVGKVTDIALQPGEQLTGSGPIAAGDTVRWIIGSTESGTGTERQVHILIKPTANQLSTNLVINTDRRTYHIEVQALPSTYMASVSWRYPLDEMKALEVKAERVREQMPVASGLTPETLNFKYRLEGAKVPWRPVRAFDDGRQVFIELPAAIAATDLPPLFLLGADGKAELVNYRVSHRFIIVDRLFSTAEMRIGEKSRQKAVRIRFTGGPRS is encoded by the coding sequence ATGACCCCTTCCCGCTTACTTACAATTACCCTGGCGCTCACCCTCTTCGGAACCGCCGCCGCTGACGCCCGACCCAAAGGTCGCCTTTCGCCAAGGCCCGCCGTCGCTCAGGATCGGCCCGCAGATGAGGTGCGCAAAGCCAATGAAGCGGCACGGGTTGAGCCGGCGAGTGATAGCTTTGCCAATGCCGTTCAGGTCTACCCCTACACACCCGGCGCGCTTTATCGCGTCTACACCTCCGTGGGCAAGGTGACCGACATCGCGCTGCAGCCCGGAGAACAACTCACGGGCTCTGGTCCGATTGCCGCCGGGGATACGGTGCGCTGGATCATCGGCTCAACGGAAAGCGGCACAGGCACCGAACGTCAGGTGCACATTCTGATCAAGCCAACCGCCAACCAGCTCTCCACCAATCTCGTCATCAATACGGATCGGCGCACCTACCATATCGAGGTTCAGGCTCTGCCCTCGACCTATATGGCCTCCGTCTCCTGGCGTTATCCACTGGATGAGATGAAGGCGCTGGAGGTGAAGGCCGAACGGGTGCGCGAACAGATGCCCGTGGCCTCGGGCCTCACCCCGGAGACCCTGAATTTCAAATACCGTCTGGAGGGGGCCAAGGTGCCCTGGCGGCCCGTCCGCGCCTTTGATGACGGCCGTCAGGTGTTTATTGAACTGCCCGCCGCAATCGCCGCAACGGATTTGCCCCCTCTGTTCCTGCTCGGTGCCGACGGCAAAGCGGAACTGGTGAACTACCGCGTCAGTCACCGCTTCATAATTGTCGATCGCCTCTTTTCGACTGCAGAAATGCGCATTGGTGAAAAGTCACGCCAGAAGGCCGTGCGGATCCGGTTTACGGGAGGCCCACGTTCATGA
- a CDS encoding TrbI/VirB10 family protein — protein sequence MSETNPNLAEALRLRPDPKPVLRLSRKALAVTGIIAGAGIGGALMLALAPPAKPTVPRPEVSAPEKRPRSNETLNRLPASYADVPVLGPPLPGDLGKPMLNSGLVATGDGGEQNVVSGQGALGSSEPPSAPPSPDDQTRLNARSSSVFAPGNAPKAQVEPSPLPLPALPDLARLMAPQQELPRNAADKQTAFLRADTDRSSVSDARLITPASPYLIQAGSVLPAALVTGIRSDLPGQVIAQVTQDVYDTLGQGHLLIPKGSRLLGEYDSAIAFGQSRVLLAWRRLILPNGKSLILERLSAADVSGQAGLEDRTDYHFDGLLAAGALSTVLSVGAQAGSSDSDSDIVRAIREGAGDSISRTGQRIVERQLNITPTLTIRPGHRVRVILSKDLVLEPYGR from the coding sequence ATGAGTGAGACCAATCCCAACCTCGCAGAGGCGCTACGTCTGAGACCAGACCCGAAACCCGTTTTGCGACTGTCCCGCAAGGCTCTTGCGGTGACGGGTATAATCGCAGGCGCAGGCATTGGCGGCGCTCTGATGCTGGCACTGGCTCCCCCTGCCAAGCCAACCGTCCCACGCCCTGAAGTCTCCGCCCCTGAGAAGCGACCGCGCAGCAACGAAACGCTCAACAGGCTACCGGCAAGCTACGCCGATGTGCCCGTCCTCGGCCCGCCACTGCCCGGAGACCTGGGCAAACCTATGCTCAATAGCGGGCTCGTCGCGACGGGCGACGGCGGCGAGCAGAATGTAGTGTCTGGTCAGGGTGCCTTGGGATCGAGTGAGCCGCCTTCGGCACCACCTAGCCCTGATGACCAAACCCGGCTAAACGCCCGCTCAAGTTCCGTGTTTGCGCCGGGCAATGCTCCAAAAGCGCAGGTCGAGCCTTCTCCCCTGCCGCTACCGGCGCTGCCTGATCTCGCGCGTTTGATGGCGCCTCAACAGGAACTCCCGCGCAACGCCGCGGATAAGCAGACAGCGTTTCTTCGGGCAGACACTGATCGTTCGAGTGTCAGTGACGCGCGTCTGATTACACCAGCCTCCCCCTATCTCATTCAGGCTGGCAGCGTGCTACCCGCCGCACTCGTCACCGGCATCCGCTCTGACCTTCCGGGTCAGGTCATCGCGCAGGTGACGCAGGATGTCTACGACACGCTTGGGCAGGGTCACCTTCTGATACCTAAAGGGTCGCGTCTCCTGGGCGAATACGATAGCGCTATTGCCTTCGGACAAAGCCGCGTCCTTCTGGCCTGGCGACGCCTGATCCTTCCCAACGGAAAATCCCTCATCCTGGAGCGCCTGTCCGCCGCCGATGTGAGCGGGCAGGCCGGTCTTGAAGATCGCACCGATTATCATTTCGATGGTCTCCTCGCCGCGGGTGCCCTGTCCACCGTGTTAAGCGTGGGCGCGCAAGCCGGGTCGTCCGACAGCGATTCCGACATCGTGCGGGCTATTCGCGAGGGCGCCGGAGACAGCATCAGCCGAACAGGGCAACGCATCGTCGAGCGTCAATTGAACATCACTCCCACCCTGACAATTAGGCCCGGACACCGCGTGCGGGTGATCCTGTCGAAAGACCTTGTCTTAGAACCCTATGGACGCTGA
- a CDS encoding DUF2274 domain-containing protein: protein MAKLKLGPLPDDKPVKVTIDLPAAVHRDLLAYADALTRQTGQKIDEPNRLIPIMLERFMASDRAFTQTARRSQVFN from the coding sequence ATGGCCAAGCTAAAACTCGGGCCACTTCCCGACGACAAGCCCGTTAAGGTGACGATTGACCTTCCCGCAGCCGTTCATCGCGACCTCCTCGCCTACGCAGACGCCCTCACACGGCAGACCGGCCAGAAGATTGATGAACCCAACCGTCTGATACCGATCATGCTGGAACGGTTCATGGCGTCTGACCGCGCCTTTACGCAAACCGCGCGCCGATCACAGGTGTTCAATTAG
- a CDS encoding IS110 family transposase: MKEVTTIGLDIAKHVFQAHGIAADGAVVFRRKLRRNEVGAFFAGLPSCLIGIEACATAHFWARQLIDLGHQVKLIPAAYVKPYVKRQKNDAADAEAICEAVTRPTMRFVPVKTEEQQSVLMLHRVRELLIRQRTMLVNALRGHLAELGLVTQLGARGVDMLLALVEDEDHDMITTVARTALLPIAQQLRDLDLQVGEVDKQILAWHRSNDLSQRLETIPGIGPITASAIAATVADASLFKSGRQLAAWLGLVPRQNSSGGKERLGKITKQGDPYIRRLLVVGAAAVLRFSKSAKSTTAAWGAGMLSRKPYTVVAVAMANKMARIAWALMVNGTRFNGMTA; the protein is encoded by the coding sequence ATGAAAGAGGTTACCACGATCGGTCTTGATATTGCCAAGCATGTTTTCCAAGCCCATGGGATAGCGGCCGATGGGGCGGTTGTTTTTCGACGAAAGTTACGTCGAAACGAGGTTGGAGCCTTTTTCGCAGGGCTTCCATCCTGCCTAATCGGTATTGAAGCGTGCGCTACAGCTCATTTCTGGGCGCGGCAACTGATTGATTTGGGCCACCAAGTCAAACTCATTCCGGCAGCTTATGTGAAGCCTTACGTGAAGCGACAAAAGAATGATGCCGCTGATGCCGAAGCCATATGCGAGGCAGTCACTCGGCCGACGATGCGCTTTGTGCCGGTGAAGACCGAGGAACAGCAAAGCGTGCTGATGCTTCACCGCGTCCGCGAACTCCTCATTCGGCAACGGACTATGCTTGTAAACGCCCTTAGGGGGCACCTTGCCGAACTTGGGCTCGTGACCCAGCTGGGTGCCCGCGGCGTTGATATGCTGTTAGCCTTAGTGGAAGACGAAGACCACGACATGATCACCACAGTCGCTCGTACAGCCTTACTCCCGATCGCCCAACAATTGCGGGACCTGGACCTGCAGGTTGGCGAGGTGGATAAGCAGATATTGGCTTGGCACCGGTCGAATGATCTCAGCCAAAGGCTTGAGACTATACCCGGGATTGGCCCGATTACGGCCAGCGCTATCGCCGCTACGGTAGCTGATGCATCTTTGTTCAAATCGGGCCGGCAGCTTGCCGCCTGGCTTGGCCTTGTGCCGCGTCAAAACTCGTCTGGAGGAAAAGAGCGGCTTGGCAAAATCACCAAGCAGGGCGATCCCTATATCCGACGATTGCTGGTCGTGGGTGCGGCCGCTGTCTTGCGATTTAGCAAAAGCGCAAAATCGACGACAGCGGCGTGGGGTGCTGGAATGTTGTCTCGAAAACCGTACACCGTAGTGGCCGTTGCTATGGCCAACAAGATGGCGCGCATTGCCTGGGCGCTCATGGTGAACGGAACACGCTTTAACGGAATGACCGCGTAG
- a CDS encoding methyl-accepting chemotaxis protein gives MSHPYKQRFPTLTSEQAAIGRKVEARLLTRFEAMLLDTYRRGLGVNWSTLPAEVAETERFKLKKIVNGQFDDEYFEKQRAIIENVSQSLDCFGYVMAYANYASNLLNTAMDTLPKSEIKDREKVVESVLQAVFKDLAVVVTFYFEVMEKEAANRRQALGDLFNAEVAQNVSLLNATIAEIQTYSARLKAETESVRAHAKTNNSAPERAMENARQISEATEQLSSSIGEISRQLEVNVTSINKIAETVNESLKIKDLLLRATDQIHGFTGVIQGVAEQTNLLALNATIEAARAGEAGKGFAVVASEVKQLANNSKKATVEISSHIGDLKGIADRISMSLLDINNAIADINMGSSSIAGAVRQQEASATEISRRADSSNNEIGIIVKSALMTGDIADSAFGLAENSTQKAGEAGDQIRQIESAMTAFLRNLAKSA, from the coding sequence GTGTCTCATCCCTACAAGCAACGCTTCCCAACCTTGACCTCGGAGCAGGCCGCCATAGGACGCAAGGTAGAGGCGCGGTTATTGACGCGCTTTGAGGCCATGCTCCTCGATACCTACCGGCGAGGTCTGGGGGTCAACTGGAGCACTCTGCCGGCCGAGGTCGCTGAAACCGAGCGGTTTAAGCTCAAAAAAATCGTAAATGGCCAGTTTGACGACGAATATTTTGAGAAACAGCGCGCCATCATAGAGAACGTTTCACAGAGCCTGGATTGCTTTGGATACGTTATGGCCTACGCAAATTACGCATCTAATCTCCTCAATACGGCAATGGATACCTTGCCGAAATCTGAAATTAAAGATCGCGAGAAAGTCGTTGAGTCGGTCCTTCAGGCCGTCTTTAAAGATCTGGCGGTTGTTGTTACCTTTTATTTTGAGGTGATGGAGAAAGAGGCGGCAAACCGCCGTCAGGCCTTGGGCGATTTGTTTAACGCCGAAGTCGCACAAAACGTCAGCCTCCTAAATGCGACGATTGCAGAAATTCAGACCTATTCCGCCCGTCTGAAAGCGGAAACCGAATCCGTCCGCGCCCATGCCAAGACCAATAATTCGGCCCCAGAAAGAGCTATGGAGAACGCGCGTCAGATATCAGAAGCGACCGAGCAATTGTCTTCGTCAATTGGCGAAATATCGAGACAACTCGAGGTCAACGTCACGTCGATCAACAAGATCGCCGAGACGGTGAATGAATCGCTCAAGATCAAGGATCTTTTATTGCGTGCGACGGATCAAATCCACGGGTTTACCGGTGTCATTCAGGGGGTCGCCGAACAAACAAATCTTTTGGCGCTCAACGCGACCATTGAGGCCGCCCGTGCCGGCGAGGCGGGTAAAGGGTTTGCCGTCGTAGCCTCAGAGGTAAAACAACTGGCTAATAATTCTAAGAAAGCCACCGTCGAGATATCCAGTCATATTGGCGATCTGAAGGGTATCGCGGACCGCATATCGATGTCACTCCTCGATATTAATAATGCCATTGCGGACATCAACATGGGGTCGTCGTCTATTGCAGGGGCCGTGCGACAGCAAGAGGCATCAGCGACCGAGATCAGTCGCCGGGCCGACAGTTCAAATAATGAAATAGGTATCATCGTCAAGAGTGCTCTGATGACAGGAGACATTGCCGACAGTGCGTTTGGGCTGGCTGAGAACTCGACACAAAAGGCGGGAGAGGCAGGCGATCAAATCCGTCAGATTGAAAGCGCGATGACTGCGTTTCTAAGGAATCTCGCTAAATCGGCCTGA
- a CDS encoding SDR family oxidoreductase, whose translation MSDVVVLIGAGSIGQAIARRVGTGKQILLADLHQANADAAAEILKAAGYKTHTAVVDISSRASVQSLVDRATSIGEVTQVIHSAGVSPSQAPVSAILKVDLYGTALLLELFGHVVSRGGSAVVIASQSGHRLPALSPEQDRALALTPTEELLDLSFLQPDSVKDTLHAYQLSKRANVLRVMSEAVRWGRRGARVNAISPGIIITPLARDELTGPRGEGYRRMIDLSPCGRAGTPDEVANLAALLMGPDGAFISGSDFLMDGGVTSSYFFGDLQPR comes from the coding sequence ATGTCAGATGTAGTCGTGCTCATAGGGGCTGGGTCCATTGGCCAAGCCATTGCCCGTCGGGTTGGCACCGGGAAGCAAATCTTATTGGCGGACCTGCACCAGGCGAATGCGGACGCCGCAGCCGAAATATTGAAGGCGGCGGGTTACAAGACCCACACTGCGGTGGTTGATATTTCTTCGCGTGCGTCCGTTCAGTCGCTTGTCGATCGGGCGACTTCGATTGGAGAGGTGACGCAGGTGATCCATTCGGCGGGCGTGTCGCCGAGCCAGGCGCCAGTTTCGGCAATATTAAAAGTCGACTTGTATGGAACCGCGCTGCTACTGGAACTTTTCGGACACGTCGTCAGTCGGGGTGGATCGGCCGTGGTGATCGCGTCACAATCCGGGCACAGGCTGCCGGCGCTTTCGCCCGAACAGGACAGAGCTCTGGCGCTTACGCCTACAGAAGAGTTGCTTGACCTCTCGTTCTTGCAGCCAGACTCGGTCAAAGATACACTCCATGCCTATCAGCTCTCGAAGCGCGCTAACGTTTTGCGGGTGATGAGTGAAGCGGTGCGCTGGGGCAGACGTGGTGCGCGCGTCAATGCGATCAGCCCCGGCATAATCATAACCCCTTTGGCTCGTGACGAGCTTACGGGCCCGCGTGGCGAAGGGTATCGTCGAATGATAGACCTGTCGCCCTGCGGTCGTGCTGGCACACCGGACGAGGTTGCCAACCTCGCTGCTCTGTTAATGGGACCAGACGGTGCTTTTATCAGTGGCAGTGATTTCCTGATGGATGGGGGAGTGACGTCCTCGTACTTCTTTGGTGATCTGCAACCGCGATAA
- a CDS encoding nuclear transport factor 2 family protein translates to MTLEGWPDSEITAEDIVKLSTDKFRWKTDRDVDRVANLFDDDLIFVHLNGRVSSKSEWIEEMRSGRFVYERISPRELTARVYGDAAALFGKARFDVRFSGHRASFDLAFTEVYARKSGAWRLVNLHTCSY, encoded by the coding sequence ATGACCCTGGAAGGTTGGCCAGACAGCGAGATTACGGCTGAGGATATAGTCAAACTTTCAACGGATAAGTTTCGTTGGAAGACCGACCGCGACGTTGATCGGGTCGCAAACCTGTTCGACGACGACCTGATTTTTGTGCATTTAAACGGGCGCGTTTCTTCGAAGTCGGAGTGGATCGAGGAAATGCGGTCGGGACGCTTTGTCTATGAGCGTATCTCTCCTCGTGAGCTTACCGCTCGGGTCTATGGGGATGCGGCGGCGCTGTTTGGTAAGGCCCGTTTCGATGTTCGTTTTTCCGGTCACAGAGCCAGCTTCGATCTCGCCTTCACGGAAGTTTACGCTAGGAAATCCGGCGCCTGGCGTCTCGTCAATTTACACACCTGTAGCTACTAG
- a CDS encoding aldo/keto reductase: MKYVKLGNTGLDVSKICLGMMSFGKPGSENGLFPWARDFDEAKPIFTKAVELGINYFDTANVYQLGTSEEITGRLIRALGLPRDDVVVATKVRMEMRAGKPNGSGLSRKAILSEIDKSLKRLGMDYVDLYTIHRLDPHTPMEETMEALHDVVKMGKVRYIGASTMYAWQFERMQSIAERQGWTKFSVMQNHYNLIYREEEREMIPLCEDRKVGVTPWSPLAGGRLAHPWGTVTERVKVDEVSKWVWDSTNDLDKVVVANLQAVAKTLGLSMAQTALAWMLSKPFVTAPIVGTTAVSHVEEAVAALDIQLAREDIEALERPYRTHPVLGMM; this comes from the coding sequence ATGAAGTACGTGAAACTGGGGAACACGGGCCTCGACGTGTCGAAGATTTGTCTGGGTATGATGAGCTTTGGCAAGCCCGGAAGTGAAAATGGGCTGTTCCCTTGGGCAAGAGATTTTGATGAGGCTAAGCCCATTTTTACGAAGGCCGTGGAGCTGGGCATCAATTACTTCGATACGGCCAATGTCTATCAGCTTGGTACCAGCGAGGAGATTACAGGCCGATTAATCCGTGCCCTGGGACTTCCCCGCGACGACGTTGTTGTCGCAACCAAGGTGCGTATGGAGATGCGGGCGGGTAAGCCTAATGGCAGCGGGCTTTCGCGAAAAGCTATTTTGTCGGAAATAGACAAGAGTCTGAAACGCTTGGGGATGGACTATGTCGATCTTTACACCATCCACCGTCTTGACCCTCACACACCGATGGAAGAGACGATGGAGGCCCTTCATGATGTCGTGAAAATGGGCAAGGTTCGCTACATCGGTGCTTCCACCATGTATGCATGGCAGTTTGAGAGGATGCAGTCGATTGCCGAGCGGCAGGGCTGGACGAAATTCTCTGTAATGCAGAACCACTATAACCTCATCTACCGAGAGGAAGAGCGTGAGATGATTCCGCTTTGCGAGGATCGCAAGGTGGGTGTTACGCCCTGGAGCCCTCTTGCCGGGGGGCGCCTTGCCCACCCCTGGGGAACGGTGACGGAGCGCGTCAAGGTCGATGAAGTTTCCAAATGGGTCTGGGACTCAACCAATGATCTCGACAAGGTGGTGGTAGCTAATCTCCAGGCGGTTGCAAAGACCCTCGGACTGTCCATGGCGCAAACCGCACTGGCGTGGATGTTGAGCAAGCCGTTTGTCACGGCGCCTATAGTGGGAACAACGGCGGTATCGCATGTAGAAGAGGCGGTAGCCGCGCTCGACATCCAACTGGCACGCGAAGACATTGAAGCTTTGGAACGTCCTTATCGAACGCATCCCGTTCTGGGGATGATGTGA
- a CDS encoding LysR family transcriptional regulator, which yields MDRDELADLTAFVAVAEERSFTRAAIRLATSQSAVSQTVRRLEERLGVRLLTRNTRHVAPTEAGEHLLGTLRPAFSDIDATLVALGRFRDKPAGTIRLTAGRHAAETLLWPAISELMNQYPDINAEISVDSALTDIVSDRFDAGVRLGEQIEKDMIAVRIGPEMRMAVVASPEYLRAHEVPLTPHDLTRHKCINIRLPTKGGLYIWEFGRDGREINVRVEGRLVFNDVTFVLSAAINHYGIACVLEGQAQPMLQDGRLMRVLEDWCPPFAGYHLYYPSRRQMSPAFSLLVEKLKFRGKQG from the coding sequence ATGGACCGTGATGAACTGGCGGACCTGACGGCATTTGTGGCTGTGGCGGAAGAACGCAGTTTCACCCGGGCGGCCATCCGGCTGGCGACCTCCCAGTCTGCTGTGAGCCAAACCGTGCGTCGGCTCGAAGAGCGTCTGGGCGTGCGACTTTTGACGCGTAACACTCGCCATGTCGCCCCAACCGAGGCAGGTGAACACCTCCTAGGGACGCTAAGGCCAGCCTTCTCTGACATTGATGCAACTTTAGTTGCCCTCGGCAGGTTTAGGGACAAACCAGCCGGAACGATCCGCCTTACGGCAGGACGTCATGCGGCCGAAACCCTTCTGTGGCCAGCCATTTCGGAGCTAATGAACCAATACCCGGACATAAATGCCGAAATTTCTGTCGACTCAGCGCTCACGGACATTGTCAGCGACAGGTTTGATGCCGGTGTCCGACTCGGAGAACAGATTGAAAAAGATATGATCGCGGTGCGCATCGGTCCAGAGATGCGAATGGCCGTTGTCGCGTCTCCGGAATACTTACGTGCGCACGAAGTGCCCTTGACGCCCCACGATCTTACTCGGCACAAGTGTATCAACATCCGTCTGCCGACAAAGGGGGGGCTCTATATCTGGGAGTTTGGTCGGGACGGACGCGAGATCAACGTTCGCGTTGAGGGCCGACTTGTGTTCAACGATGTAACATTCGTGCTCTCAGCGGCGATTAATCATTATGGGATTGCCTGCGTTCTTGAGGGACAGGCACAACCAATGCTGCAAGACGGGCGGCTGATGCGCGTTCTCGAGGACTGGTGCCCGCCCTTCGCCGGATACCATTTGTATTATCCAAGCCGGCGTCAGATGTCGCCTGCCTTTTCCTTGCTGGTTGAGAAGCTAAAGTTCCGCGGGAAACAAGGCTAG